A genomic segment from Clostridium pasteurianum BC1 encodes:
- a CDS encoding tyrosine-type recombinase/integrase — protein MKNMDILLDEFMIYCESKNLSKKTMMSYEQTLRLFFNYLNEEKKIVNLSSISEKIIREYIIYIKDRGKYTVVGDKNSLKINKPEIRNDYGKKVSLTTVNNYIRNIKVFFNYLKDQNYIKKDIVKNIKQFKNDRKPKGFISDEQMSELLRHIDTTKFHEYRDYIIIQLLLDTGMRISESLAIKVTDLDLNYRSIFLTAENTKGKKNRYVYFSQIMQRGLKRWLQYKDRYVESELLFCTSKGTQLLIRTFEKKLRDYGKRISLNDICPHQLRNNFAKRFLMCGGNIYTLSKILGHSSVKVTESAYLDLTDADIRKNYQNFSPLENMNLKNKR, from the coding sequence ATGAAAAATATGGATATTCTATTAGATGAATTTATGATTTATTGTGAATCTAAGAACTTATCTAAAAAAACTATGATGAGCTATGAGCAAACACTCAGATTATTTTTCAATTATTTAAACGAAGAAAAAAAGATAGTTAATTTATCAAGTATTTCAGAAAAAATAATAAGAGAATATATAATCTATATAAAAGACAGAGGTAAATATACTGTTGTAGGTGATAAGAATAGTTTAAAAATTAATAAACCAGAAATTAGAAATGACTATGGTAAAAAAGTATCTTTGACAACAGTTAATAATTATATTAGAAACATTAAGGTGTTCTTCAATTATCTAAAAGATCAAAACTATATTAAGAAAGACATAGTCAAAAATATTAAGCAATTCAAAAATGATAGAAAACCAAAGGGTTTTATTTCTGATGAACAAATGTCAGAATTACTTAGGCATATCGATACAACTAAATTCCATGAATATCGTGATTATATTATTATTCAACTATTACTTGATACAGGTATGAGAATATCTGAATCTTTAGCAATAAAAGTTACAGATTTAGATCTCAATTATAGAAGTATATTTCTAACAGCAGAAAATACAAAGGGTAAAAAGAATAGATATGTATATTTCAGTCAGATCATGCAGAGAGGACTTAAAAGGTGGCTACAGTATAAAGATAGGTATGTAGAATCAGAACTGTTATTTTGCACTTCAAAGGGCACACAGCTATTAATAAGAACTTTTGAAAAGAAATTAAGAGATTATGGTAAAAGAATTAGTCTAAATGATATTTGTCCTCACCAATTACGTAATAATTTTGCTAAAAGATTCCTCATGTGTGGAGGTAATATATATACTTTAAGTAAAATTTTAGGGCATTCATCAGTGAAGGTGACGGAATCAGCATATTTAGATCTAACAGATGCTGATATAAGAAAGAATTATCAAAATTTTAGTCCTTTAGAAAATATGAACTTAAAAAATAAGAGGTGA
- the spo0A gene encoding sporulation transcription factor Spo0A: protein MEYSKISVLIADDNKEFCNILNDYLLNQSDIVVVGIAKDGIEALKLIEEKKPDLVILDIIMPHLDGLGVLERLGNMDINPVPNVIVLSAVGQDKITQRAITLGADYYVVKPFDMDVFTKRIRQMFNNTILDSDTKKTMPTEKAAEVKVSESEPLDLEAEITSIIHEIGVPAHIKGYMYLREAINMVVENIELLSAVTKELYPSIAKKYNTTASRVERAIRHAIEVAWSRGQVDTINKLFGYTIHNAKGKPTNSEFIAMIADKLRLKNRVKNVAQ, encoded by the coding sequence ATGGAATATTCTAAAATAAGTGTATTGATAGCGGATGATAATAAAGAATTCTGTAACATTCTAAATGATTATTTATTAAATCAAAGTGACATAGTAGTAGTGGGGATCGCTAAAGACGGGATAGAGGCTTTAAAATTAATTGAAGAGAAGAAGCCAGACTTAGTTATATTAGATATAATAATGCCACATTTAGATGGCTTGGGAGTTTTAGAAAGACTTGGGAATATGGATATAAACCCTGTACCAAATGTAATCGTATTGTCAGCTGTAGGTCAGGATAAGATTACGCAGAGAGCTATAACTTTAGGCGCAGATTATTATGTTGTAAAGCCTTTTGATATGGATGTATTTACAAAGAGAATAAGACAAATGTTTAATAATACAATTTTAGATTCAGATACGAAAAAGACAATGCCTACTGAGAAAGCTGCAGAAGTAAAAGTTTCCGAATCGGAACCTTTAGATTTAGAAGCTGAAATAACAAGTATAATTCATGAAATAGGAGTACCTGCTCATATTAAAGGCTATATGTATTTAAGAGAAGCTATTAACATGGTAGTAGAGAATATAGAACTTTTATCAGCTGTAACTAAAGAGTTGTACCCATCTATAGCGAAAAAATACAATACAACTGCCAGTCGTGTTGAAAGAGCAATAAGACATGCAATTGAAGTAGCCTGGTCAAGAGGTCAAGTTGATACTATAAATAAATTATTTGGCTATACAATACATAACGCAAAAGGTAAGCCAACTAATTCGGAATTTATTGCAATGATAGCAGATAAGCTTAGACTTAAGAACAGAGTTAAGAATGTTGCTCAGTAA
- the spoIVB gene encoding SpoIVB peptidase: MKNKKLKIICSILTPIIILTLVTFMSLRDIPETIYVRQGENINYGSLLKVNNDDISVLKQNVNKGYGTKIRKSINLLGVFPVKNVNLEIVPPITVYPGGQPVGIKLNTQGVLVVGLSDIDSQNGKISSPAAQAGVQIGDSIIKIDGENVNNSKSVSEKLNKYKDSIMKVTIVREGKNIDKEIKAVKSDVDNGYKLGLWVRDSTAGVGTLTFYHEKSGKFAALGHPITDVDTGTMLTVKDGNIINSSIISIKKGTKGNPGEVRGIFVNEQDPLGNIKTNTVSGIYGTCVKTLKNSKFNKPMEVGLRNDIKEGDAQILTTIDGEQPKLYNIKIEKLLSQESPGPKSMVIRVTDPELLEKTGGIVQGMSGSPIIQNNKIVGAVTHVLINKPDVGYGIYMEWMLKDAGILN; the protein is encoded by the coding sequence ATGAAAAATAAAAAGTTAAAAATAATATGCTCTATTTTAACTCCTATTATTATTTTAACTTTAGTTACCTTTATGAGCTTAAGAGATATACCTGAAACCATATATGTAAGGCAAGGTGAAAATATAAATTATGGCTCATTATTAAAGGTAAATAATGATGATATTTCAGTACTAAAGCAAAATGTCAATAAAGGATATGGAACAAAAATAAGGAAATCTATAAATTTATTAGGTGTTTTTCCAGTTAAAAATGTAAATTTAGAAATAGTACCGCCTATAACTGTTTATCCTGGAGGTCAGCCGGTAGGCATAAAGTTAAATACTCAGGGAGTTCTAGTAGTAGGACTATCTGATATTGACTCACAAAATGGAAAAATTAGTAGTCCAGCGGCACAAGCAGGTGTACAAATTGGTGATAGTATAATAAAAATTGATGGAGAAAATGTAAATAATTCTAAAAGTGTTTCAGAAAAACTAAATAAATATAAGGATTCAATTATGAAAGTCACCATAGTAAGAGAAGGGAAAAATATTGATAAGGAAATTAAAGCAGTAAAAAGCGATGTAGATAATGGTTACAAATTAGGACTTTGGGTGAGAGATTCCACTGCTGGTGTAGGAACCCTAACCTTCTACCATGAAAAATCAGGAAAATTTGCGGCACTAGGTCATCCTATAACGGATGTAGATACTGGTACAATGCTTACAGTAAAAGATGGCAATATAATAAATTCTTCCATTATATCTATAAAAAAGGGAACTAAGGGTAACCCTGGAGAAGTTAGAGGGATTTTTGTAAATGAACAAGATCCTCTAGGAAATATAAAAACTAATACTGTTTCGGGAATTTATGGTACTTGTGTTAAAACATTAAAAAATAGTAAGTTTAATAAACCTATGGAAGTGGGACTTAGAAATGACATAAAAGAAGGAGATGCTCAGATACTAACTACAATAGATGGTGAGCAACCTAAATTATATAATATAAAAATTGAAAAGCTTCTTTCACAGGAATCACCAGGACCTAAAAGTATGGTTATAAGAGTTACAGATCCAGAATTATTAGAAAAAACAGGTGGTATTGTTCAAGGAATGAGCGGTAGTCCTATAATACAAAATAATAAAATTGTAGGTGCTGTAACTCATGTTCTTATTAATAAACCTGATGTAGGATATGGAATATATATGGAATGGATGCTAAAGGATGCTGGGATTTTAAATTAA
- the recN gene encoding DNA repair protein RecN, whose amino-acid sequence MLLQLNITNFALIESLTISFENGFNVLSGETGAGKSILIDAINYVLGVKFAKSSIRTGEKKTFVEAVFTTKNSKTIEVLKSLEIDYNDILIISREAFQSGKNITKINGKTVLLAQLRKISETLMDIHGQHENQTLMNSENHIVFLDSFGYNSLKKEKEQYNIYYNELKDIDAKIDEFSKKTGDKDKIIDFLKYQIDEIERAKLKEGEDIDLEERYTIISNSEVINKVLCNNYQRLYTGKEGFSSIFDNLGIVIKELKSIEEHSNEIKSVVDSLEECYYNIEENISIIRDIKDKIEFDDKELEYINNRLYTIDGLKKKYGKTIKDIINYRDKIISQYEELVHFSEIIEQLSIDKKEICIKVTNQGKKIHSIREKVAKILEGKILDELKYIGLDKSLFKIKIEFNENNINENGGDKVQFFITTNPGEPLRELEKVVSGGELSRIMLAFKTAFIDKDNIPSVIFDEIDTGISGRIAQSVAEKMYAISNNHQVFCITHLPQIACMSDVHYLIEKKILNNKTFTFVNRLTLEEKEKAIAKMISGSEVTNLTLENSKEMILLADNKKKKLRKNL is encoded by the coding sequence ATGCTCCTTCAGTTAAATATCACTAATTTTGCCCTTATAGAATCCCTAACTATTTCCTTTGAAAATGGATTTAATGTGTTATCTGGTGAAACTGGTGCAGGTAAATCTATATTAATTGATGCTATAAACTATGTACTTGGGGTAAAGTTTGCAAAGAGCTCCATTAGAACTGGTGAAAAAAAGACTTTTGTAGAAGCTGTTTTTACTACTAAAAACAGTAAGACCATAGAGGTACTAAAAAGTTTAGAAATTGATTATAATGACATTTTAATTATTTCGAGGGAAGCATTTCAATCAGGTAAAAATATAACTAAAATAAATGGTAAGACAGTTTTACTTGCTCAATTGAGAAAAATTAGTGAGACGTTAATGGATATACATGGACAGCATGAGAATCAAACTCTTATGAATTCAGAAAATCACATTGTTTTTTTGGATTCTTTCGGATATAATTCTTTAAAAAAAGAAAAAGAACAATATAACATATATTATAATGAGTTAAAAGATATTGATGCAAAAATAGATGAATTTTCTAAAAAAACAGGGGACAAAGATAAAATTATAGATTTTTTAAAATATCAAATTGATGAAATAGAAAGGGCAAAATTAAAAGAGGGCGAAGATATTGATTTGGAAGAAAGATACACTATTATATCAAATAGTGAGGTTATAAATAAGGTCTTATGTAATAATTACCAAAGATTGTATACTGGAAAGGAAGGATTTTCATCCATATTTGACAATTTAGGAATTGTTATTAAAGAGCTTAAATCTATAGAGGAACATTCTAATGAAATAAAGTCTGTGGTAGATTCTTTAGAGGAATGTTATTATAATATAGAAGAAAATATATCAATTATCAGAGATATTAAAGATAAAATTGAATTTGATGATAAAGAACTTGAATATATAAATAATAGATTATATACAATTGATGGATTAAAAAAGAAATATGGAAAAACTATTAAAGATATAATTAATTATAGAGATAAGATAATAAGTCAGTATGAAGAACTTGTTCATTTTTCTGAAATTATAGAACAATTATCAATTGATAAAAAAGAAATTTGTATAAAAGTAACTAATCAAGGTAAAAAAATTCATAGTATAAGGGAAAAAGTTGCAAAAATTTTAGAAGGAAAAATTTTAGATGAATTGAAGTATATAGGTCTTGATAAAAGTTTATTTAAAATAAAAATAGAATTTAATGAAAATAATATAAATGAAAATGGAGGAGATAAAGTACAATTTTTTATAACTACTAATCCTGGAGAACCATTGAGGGAACTGGAAAAAGTTGTTTCTGGCGGTGAATTGTCTAGGATCATGTTAGCATTTAAAACCGCTTTCATTGATAAGGATAATATACCTTCCGTAATTTTTGATGAAATTGATACTGGGATAAGTGGTAGAATTGCCCAAAGTGTAGCAGAAAAAATGTACGCTATATCAAATAATCATCAGGTTTTTTGTATAACACATTTGCCACAAATTGCGTGTATGTCAGATGTGCATTATCTTATTGAAAAAAAGATATTAAATAATAAAACTTTTACTTTTGTAAATAGACTTACCTTAGAAGAAAAAGAGAAAGCTATTGCTAAAATGATTAGCGGTAGTGAAGTTACAAATTTAACTTTGGAAAATTCTAAGGAAATGATTCTATTGGCAGATAATAAAAAGAAAAAATTAAGGAAGAATTTATAA
- a CDS encoding arginine repressor, which yields MKISRHAKILEIINSKDIETQEELADELKKEDIMVTQATVSRDIKELKLIKVLSTSGKYKYASITSTESFLSNKLISIFTQTVLHVEHVKNFVVVKTISGSAPGAAEAIDTLNFDEIAGTIAGDNTIFILVRNEEKAFEIVQKLKRLLNENE from the coding sequence ATGAAAATATCGAGGCATGCTAAAATTTTAGAAATAATAAACTCAAAGGATATAGAAACTCAAGAAGAATTAGCAGATGAACTAAAAAAAGAAGATATTATGGTAACGCAAGCTACAGTCTCAAGAGATATAAAGGAATTGAAATTAATTAAAGTTTTGTCTACTAGTGGAAAGTACAAATATGCTTCAATAACTTCCACTGAAAGCTTTCTGTCAAATAAATTGATTAGTATATTTACTCAAACAGTTTTACATGTAGAACATGTAAAAAATTTTGTGGTAGTTAAAACTATTTCTGGATCTGCGCCAGGTGCAGCAGAAGCAATTGATACTCTTAATTTTGATGAAATAGCAGGTACTATAGCAGGAGATAATACTATATTTATACTTGTACGCAATGAGGAAAAGGCATTTGAAATAGTACAGAAATTAAAAAGACTGCTTAATGAAAATGAATAG
- a CDS encoding NAD(+)/NADH kinase has protein sequence MKNIGININISKDKDRTITREIADLIVENIKNVKIKIFDDLRNFNQEDAKKIDIMISLGGDGTILSTARRVCKYNIPILGINLGHLGFLASAELSELKECIIKLSKSEYEIEERIMLQCKIKRNEDEKIYYALNEVVISKGTLARILEYSIKVDGKFYTKFMSDGIIVSTPTGSTAYSLSAGGPIISPTLNLISITPICPLSLGVRTMVIDSKNEVNVVLNKVYQPVYLTLDGQDSQQISNIHKVYIKEAPFKCKIIRIKGYDYFKILRKKIISRTIECEGDEE, from the coding sequence ATGAAAAATATAGGTATCAATATTAATATCAGTAAAGATAAGGATAGAACTATAACTAGAGAGATAGCTGATCTTATAGTTGAGAATATAAAAAATGTAAAAATAAAAATATTTGATGACCTTAGAAATTTTAATCAAGAGGATGCCAAAAAAATAGATATAATGATATCCTTAGGTGGTGATGGCACCATTTTAAGTACTGCTAGAAGAGTATGTAAATATAATATACCAATACTAGGCATTAATTTAGGTCATTTAGGTTTTCTAGCAAGTGCAGAATTATCAGAATTAAAAGAATGTATTATAAAATTGTCAAAATCAGAATATGAAATAGAAGAGAGAATTATGCTTCAGTGTAAAATCAAAAGAAATGAAGATGAAAAAATATATTATGCACTGAATGAAGTTGTTATATCTAAAGGAACTTTGGCAAGAATATTAGAATATAGCATAAAAGTTGATGGTAAATTTTATACAAAATTTATGTCAGATGGAATAATTGTTTCTACCCCTACAGGATCTACTGCTTATTCTCTTTCTGCTGGAGGGCCAATAATCTCTCCTACATTAAATTTAATTTCTATTACACCTATATGTCCTTTATCCCTTGGTGTGAGAACTATGGTTATAGATAGTAAAAATGAAGTCAATGTGGTCTTAAATAAAGTATATCAGCCTGTGTACTTAACTCTGGATGGCCAAGATTCTCAGCAAATTAGTAATATACATAAGGTTTATATTAAAGAGGCTCCATTTAAATGTAAGATAATTAGAATTAAAGGGTATGATTATTTTAAAATATTACGAAAAAAAATAATATCCAGAACAATAGAGTGTGAAGGTGATGAGGAATGA
- a CDS encoding TlyA family RNA methyltransferase: MAEAKERLDVLLVKKGLFQSRERARASIMAGEIFIDNVRYDKCGEKVKETSNIVFKGETMPYVSRGGYKLEKAIKSFIIDLKDKICFDIGASTGGFTDCMLQNGAIKVFSIDVGYGQFAWKLRQDPRVVCMERTNVRYLKEEDIGEKGNFASIDVSFISLKKVIPAVLDLLLDNGEIVALIKPQFEAGREKVGKKGVVRDPEVHKEVIEEIVIFLIEKNLNIIGLDYSPIKGPEGNIEYLVYFNKSDSVHSDFLLKNIEQIVKKAHGQLD, translated from the coding sequence ATGGCTGAAGCAAAAGAAAGATTAGATGTTTTATTGGTTAAAAAAGGTCTTTTTCAATCGAGAGAAAGAGCAAGAGCCAGTATAATGGCTGGAGAAATTTTTATAGATAATGTAAGATATGATAAATGTGGTGAAAAGGTAAAGGAAACCTCAAATATAGTATTTAAAGGAGAAACTATGCCCTATGTAAGTAGGGGTGGATATAAACTTGAAAAAGCTATTAAATCCTTTATAATAGACCTAAAAGATAAAATATGTTTTGATATAGGAGCCTCTACAGGAGGTTTTACAGACTGTATGCTTCAAAATGGAGCTATAAAGGTATTTTCTATTGATGTAGGTTATGGTCAATTTGCATGGAAGCTGAGACAGGATCCACGAGTTGTCTGTATGGAAAGGACTAATGTAAGATATCTAAAAGAAGAAGATATAGGTGAAAAAGGAAACTTTGCAAGTATAGATGTTTCTTTTATATCCTTAAAAAAAGTAATTCCAGCAGTTTTAGATCTGTTACTAGATAATGGAGAAATTGTAGCCTTAATTAAACCACAATTTGAAGCTGGGAGAGAAAAGGTTGGGAAGAAGGGTGTCGTAAGAGATCCGGAAGTTCATAAAGAAGTTATTGAAGAAATAGTAATTTTTCTCATTGAGAAAAATTTAAATATAATAGGTTTAGATTATTCACCTATAAAGGGACCTGAAGGAAATATAGAATACCTTGTATATTTTAATAAAAGTGATAGTGTTCATAGTGACTTTTTGTTGAAAAATATAGAGCAGATTGTAAAAAAAGCTCATGGTCAGTTGGATTAG
- the dxs gene encoding 1-deoxy-D-xylulose-5-phosphate synthase has protein sequence MTHILDKYKDIDEIKNMSLEELNIFSEEIRQFLIESVSKTGGHLASNLGVVELTLSLYKVFNFKKDKLIWDVGHQAYVHKILTGRVKDFSQLRKYGGISGFPKREESSFDIFDTGHSSTSISAGLGIARARDLNEDNYEVISVIGDGALTGGMAYEALNDLGYNKTEMIVILNDNQMSISPNVGGMSKYLNKIRIDPAYNRFKEEVNNQLRKTNMGIGLANSLQKIKGSFKQLFIPGMLFEDMGIKYLGPIDGHNIDELIQVITLAKNIKGPVLVHVITKKGKGYDFAEKNSNKFHSIGPFDCDSGEICSIKGLTYSKVFGSEMINLAKENKKIVAVTAAMPDGTGLNNFADKFPKRFFDVGIAEQHAVTLCAGMATQGIKPVFAVYSTFLQRAYDQVLHDVCIQKLPVVFAIDRAGIVGEDGETHQGIFDLSYLTQMPNMTVMSPKCTEELIYMLRWAANDAYGPIAIRYPRGTDNPKVKLSPLKEFFRGKWEIIIDEGTIAIIACGKMVQTAIMVREKLLKSGIKATIINAEFIKPIDKDIIKKLVHNDYKIIIVEDNILHGGLGTSILEYANSLGYKNDILTLGYKDKFVTQGNVDLLYKLHGLDVDGIFHNVLKFI, from the coding sequence ATGACACATATACTTGATAAATACAAGGATATAGATGAAATTAAAAATATGAGTTTAGAAGAACTTAATATATTTTCAGAAGAAATAAGACAATTTTTAATAGAAAGTGTATCAAAAACTGGTGGACATTTGGCATCAAATCTTGGTGTAGTAGAATTGACCCTAAGTTTATACAAAGTATTTAATTTTAAAAAGGATAAACTTATTTGGGATGTAGGACATCAAGCATATGTACATAAAATATTAACAGGAAGAGTAAAGGACTTTTCACAGCTTAGAAAGTACGGCGGAATAAGTGGTTTTCCAAAGCGTGAAGAGAGTTCTTTTGATATATTTGATACTGGGCATAGCAGTACTTCTATATCGGCAGGTCTTGGAATTGCAAGAGCTAGAGATTTAAATGAAGATAATTATGAAGTGATATCGGTTATTGGAGATGGTGCACTTACAGGTGGAATGGCTTATGAGGCACTTAATGATTTAGGTTACAACAAGACTGAAATGATAGTGATTTTAAATGATAACCAAATGTCGATTTCACCAAATGTAGGAGGCATGTCTAAATATTTGAACAAAATTAGGATAGATCCAGCCTATAATAGATTTAAAGAAGAGGTAAATAATCAGCTGAGAAAAACAAATATGGGAATAGGACTTGCTAATTCACTGCAAAAGATAAAAGGTAGTTTTAAGCAGCTCTTTATCCCGGGAATGCTGTTTGAGGATATGGGAATTAAATATTTAGGACCTATAGATGGACATAATATAGATGAATTAATACAAGTAATAACCTTAGCTAAAAATATAAAGGGCCCTGTTTTAGTACATGTTATTACTAAAAAGGGTAAAGGATATGATTTTGCTGAAAAAAATTCAAATAAATTTCATAGTATTGGACCCTTTGACTGCGATAGTGGTGAAATATGCTCTATAAAAGGATTAACATATTCAAAAGTGTTTGGAAGTGAAATGATAAATTTAGCAAAGGAAAATAAAAAAATAGTGGCGGTTACTGCTGCTATGCCTGATGGAACAGGATTAAATAATTTTGCTGATAAATTTCCTAAACGGTTTTTTGATGTTGGCATAGCTGAACAACATGCAGTTACATTGTGCGCTGGAATGGCCACTCAGGGAATAAAGCCTGTTTTTGCTGTATACTCTACATTTTTACAAAGGGCATATGATCAAGTTCTTCACGATGTATGTATTCAAAAATTGCCTGTTGTTTTTGCAATAGATAGGGCTGGAATAGTTGGAGAAGATGGGGAAACTCATCAGGGAATATTTGATTTATCCTATTTAACTCAAATGCCAAATATGACAGTTATGAGTCCAAAATGTACTGAAGAGCTTATATATATGTTAAGATGGGCAGCTAATGATGCTTATGGACCAATTGCCATAAGATATCCAAGGGGAACGGATAATCCTAAGGTTAAATTAAGTCCTTTAAAAGAATTTTTTAGAGGAAAATGGGAGATTATTATAGATGAAGGTACTATTGCAATAATAGCTTGTGGTAAAATGGTTCAGACAGCCATAATGGTTAGAGAAAAGCTTTTAAAATCAGGAATTAAAGCTACTATTATAAATGCAGAATTTATTAAACCTATAGATAAAGATATAATTAAAAAATTAGTTCATAATGATTATAAAATAATTATTGTAGAGGATAATATTTTACATGGTGGATTGGGAACTTCAATTTTAGAATATGCCAACAGCTTGGGATATAAAAATGATATTTTAACATTGGGATACAAAGATAAATTTGTTACTCAAGGAAATGTGGATTTATTATATAAATTACATGGCTTAGATGTAGATGGGATTTTCCATAATGTTTTAAAATTTATCTGA
- a CDS encoding CNNM domain-containing protein, translated as MSKNNNRKSTAKSRRKWILTILIWSVLISSGISLLSDSLLSKVNMLVAFIILAFIIIVGIIFDIIGIAVTAADETPFHAMASKKINGAKIAIKLVRNADKVSTFCNDVVGDISGIVSGSVGFFIAQKLIHEFTKLNSTSVNVAIGAIVASITICGKSIGKTYALENNNIIVSKVSKLLYLIVKDR; from the coding sequence GTGTCAAAAAATAACAATAGAAAAAGCACTGCAAAGAGTAGAAGAAAGTGGATTTTAACAATTTTAATCTGGTCAGTTTTAATAAGCAGTGGTATTTCTCTTTTATCCGATTCGCTACTAAGTAAGGTTAACATGCTAGTAGCTTTTATTATATTGGCTTTTATTATAATTGTAGGCATAATTTTTGATATAATAGGTATAGCTGTTACAGCAGCAGATGAAACACCCTTTCATGCTATGGCCTCAAAAAAGATAAATGGGGCGAAAATTGCTATAAAACTTGTAAGAAATGCTGATAAGGTTTCTACATTTTGTAATGATGTAGTAGGAGATATTTCAGGGATAGTTAGTGGTTCTGTAGGATTTTTTATTGCACAAAAGCTTATACATGAGTTTACCAAATTAAATTCTACTAGTGTAAATGTGGCAATAGGAGCAATAGTTGCTTCAATTACAATATGCGGTAAATCCATTGGAAAAACTTATGCTTTAGAAAATAATAATATAATAGTTTCTAAGGTTTCTAAGCTATTGTATCTAATAGTAAAGGATAGATGA
- a CDS encoding polyprenyl synthetase family protein — protein MNIETLKNEVNEWLNNYFENKGTYNKKIYEAMKYSVDIGGKRVRPILHCITYDMYKENYREIISVACAIEMIHTYSLIHDDLPCMDDDDLRRGHPTNHKVFGEALAVLAGDGLLNEAMSIMFDFCKDRGREEVTACKIISDSAGANGMIGGQVVDILSEGKKISYDILQYMHKKKTGALIKASILSGAILGKASDSELDRLSSFGSKLGLAFQIKDDVLDITGDENIIGKPVNSDIDNNKTTFVTTFGLEECKNKCKDLTRECLDILNSLPRDTSNLQELTKYLLYRVN, from the coding sequence GTGAATATTGAAACCTTAAAAAACGAAGTAAATGAGTGGCTAAATAATTATTTTGAGAATAAAGGAACTTATAATAAGAAAATATATGAAGCTATGAAGTACAGCGTAGACATTGGTGGAAAGAGGGTAAGGCCAATACTACATTGCATAACCTATGATATGTATAAAGAAAATTACAGGGAAATAATATCTGTGGCCTGTGCTATAGAAATGATTCATACATATTCCTTAATACATGATGATTTACCTTGTATGGATGATGATGATCTTAGAAGAGGTCATCCTACAAATCATAAGGTTTTTGGTGAAGCATTAGCAGTATTAGCAGGAGATGGACTACTAAACGAGGCAATGAGCATTATGTTTGATTTTTGCAAAGATAGAGGAAGAGAAGAAGTAACTGCTTGTAAGATTATATCTGATAGTGCTGGTGCTAATGGAATGATTGGTGGACAGGTAGTAGACATCCTAAGTGAAGGTAAAAAAATATCTTATGACATTTTACAGTATATGCATAAAAAAAAGACTGGAGCACTAATTAAAGCTTCCATATTGTCTGGTGCCATACTTGGAAAAGCGTCAGATAGTGAATTGGATAGACTGTCTAGTTTTGGGAGTAAGCTTGGTCTTGCCTTTCAAATAAAGGATGACGTACTGGATATCACTGGTGATGAAAATATCATAGGTAAACCTGTAAATAGTGACATAGATAACAATAAAACAACCTTTGTAACCACTTTTGGATTAGAGGAGTGCAAAAATAAATGTAAAGATCTCACTAGAGAATGTTTAGATATTTTGAATAGCCTACCTAGAGATACATCTAACCTTCAGGAATTAACTAAATATTTGTTATATAGAGTGAACTAA
- a CDS encoding exodeoxyribonuclease VII small subunit, protein MAAKSESYENMIKKLDDIVSSMENKELTLQETMKSYEQGIKLCNKLYKYLNEAEGKVKILSNEQEEDFLGNEE, encoded by the coding sequence ATGGCAGCTAAAAGTGAATCCTATGAAAACATGATAAAGAAATTAGATGATATTGTTTCTTCCATGGAGAATAAAGAACTTACTTTACAGGAAACCATGAAAAGCTATGAACAGGGAATTAAACTCTGTAATAAATTATATAAATACTTAAATGAAGCTGAAGGAAAAGTAAAAATACTGTCTAATGAACAAGAAGAAGATTTTTTGGGAAATGAGGAGTAG